The Desulfovulcanus ferrireducens genomic interval CCAACTTTTTTCAGCCAGCTTAAATACTTGATCAAACACAGGTCTTCGGCACTAAAAAGCCTGGAAAACTCTTCCTGCTCGATAACTTCCCACAGAACCTTTCCGGGCCTGGTCTTCTCCTCAACCTGAAAGGTTATGGGCCTATACTCAAAACGGCAAGGATGTGTGCATAACCCTTGATTGGCCGAACGCTCATTCATGTAGGCACTCAAAAAGCATCGCCCGGATATGGCCATGCACATGGCTCCGTGCACAAACAGTTCCAACTCAATATATTTAACCTGGGTTGCTATGGCTCGAATGGCCTTAAACCCCAGTTCGCGAGCCAGGTTGACCCTCTTTATGCCCATCTTTCGCCAAAAGGCCACGCTTGCGCTGTTACTGGTATTAGCCTGGGTACTCAGGTGGATGGGTATGTGCGGACAGACCTTTTGGGCCAGGCTAATAATCCCCGGGTCAGCAATGATCAGCCCATCAATCTGCAACGGGGCCAGCCGGTGAAGATATGCCTCCACCGTGGGAAGATGGTGTTCAAGGGCAAGCAGATTGAGACAAAAATAAACCTTCACGCCTTTTTCATGTGCGAATTCTAAGGCGCGCTCCAGATCATCAAAGTCAAAACCTTGAGTTTTGGCGCGAAGGTTTAGGTCTGTACCGCCCAGATAGACGGCATCGGCTCCGTAAAAAATGGCTGTTTTCAGCTTATCAAAATTACCTGCCGGGCAAAGAAGTTCAGGATATGACATTTTCATCACAGCAGAGACATAGCGTATCATGTCTCAAATTTTAAACATTAAATTTTGAAACAAAGAGATGTTCCAACCCAATAAACGCCTAATACTTAAAACCTAACAAAATTATTAGCAAGAAAATAAAAGAGCCTGTGGCCGAACTTTTTATCAACTTAATCTCCAAGATTTATTTCAGTCCTGGTTTCTTTCATGATGGTACAAAGACCTGGACCTGTTCTCAAAACCTGCTTGCGGACAGAGCATAATGGGGTTTTTGGATAAACGAATAGTCTTTTAATTATACCTAAGTTTAGCTATTTTCACTCAA includes:
- a CDS encoding peptidase U32 family protein; translated protein: MSYPELLCPAGNFDKLKTAIFYGADAVYLGGTDLNLRAKTQGFDFDDLERALEFAHEKGVKVYFCLNLLALEHHLPTVEAYLHRLAPLQIDGLIIADPGIISLAQKVCPHIPIHLSTQANTSNSASVAFWRKMGIKRVNLARELGFKAIRAIATQVKYIELELFVHGAMCMAISGRCFLSAYMNERSANQGLCTHPCRFEYRPITFQVEEKTRPGKVLWEVIEQEEFSRLFSAEDLCLIKYLSWLKKVGIASLKIEGRMKTTSYLAQVVDVYKTALNALESKEFDLDIYLRELRNTSTRPLGSGFFLPQRKIFVSPLAKNEKKIILAQVVEQLDAHKWRVRVKEKWDRNLDVELVCPGLKRPVLKNSDYALEKENGEQISLVHPGLSAIFCTDHPLVTENIFIRLHRP